Sequence from the Ostrea edulis chromosome 8, xbOstEdul1.1, whole genome shotgun sequence genome:
tttttcttttacttgGTGAGTTTAGGCCTCTTACATTTAACGATATGCAGGATAAGTTAAAAGACATTACGATTTGCGTTGAAATGTTTAAAGCACACACAGTAATTCAGAGTAAATTCGTGATAAAATGGGTTGCATGCACATGTATTCAATAGATTGAACTTGCTTGGAGCCAAGTATATAACAGTGGGGGGACCCCgaacaaaagaaatcaaaaagaaaaaacacatATGTACAGATGAATATACTGTACGTAATCAAATGTATAACTGACTAAACAGAACATACTTGACCAACCTTATGAAGTTTTCACATCTGCATGTTTATATACTGGAAGCTTTAAATGAAAGCTAAATATAAGAACCAGTATGTTATAATTCATGGAAATTAAATATCCGGAATAATACACTTCGTGGAAAATAAATATCCCgattaatacaaaatattacatgttaTGTACATTCTATGCATGACGTATTTGCGTGGAACTACTAAATAaagttacacatgtataaacataaatttgacatttcatcaatatttcatcAACTAATCTAAAGGCCAGGGATGGTAACAAAAagctgaaggggggggggtaatatcaGTTGGcattaatcaaaataattaaagctggtatatgtgcaaaaataaacaatataaataaacaatgtaatttcttTCACCGCTGGGAGGTGTATGGAGTCGATAAGTGAGTATTTCtaagttttcaatatatttgtcCCATATATCTAAACAATGTCTATGCGAATTTTATCAATACACTGTCGATGTTTACCCCAACGTTTCACCTCGGTGCGCGAGAACAATGTCTGCCGCGAGGTTTTCCATAATTTGGAATCTACGATAGCCAAGATATTTTCCGAAGAATCTAGAGATGATACATGTCATGTCTGTAACATGGAGAAATTGGAGATCTTTAAGAAGTCTTCTCCCAGCCCCGTGCTCACCATCGTCGTTATACCCCTCGTGGATCAAACCGTTTTTGTCTGTGAATCGATATACCAATATATTGTGATCCGCGTTTGAGTAATTTGAGTCCATAACAACTTTTTTATAGAAGTTTCTGACCTGGTTAAAGGTCGCTGTGGTAGATGccgcgattttaaaatcgttccCTTCTGTGAAGGTTTCTAGTGTCGACATCTGGATCTGTTGAAGTGCCTCTTTTTCTGCTTGATACACTAGCAAAATGTTTTCAGGCTTTGGTTTTAACACTTTTTCTTTGTATGTGTTTCCGTTAGGAAAAACTAACTTGTCTCCTACGAAACGTGTTTTCACATTCTCTTTCCAATACCGGTTACTTATTTCTTGGAGTTTTTTCCGATTTTCAGCTACCTCTACTGGTCTGTGTGGGGTAATGTAGAAAGGTGTATTTGATTGTTCTGTAGAGCCAGACCCTTTGCtatttcttttgtctttttgtGCTTGAGGACTTTCTCCTTATCAGTAAATTTCTCTAGTCGACCCGTAATAGTTCTTGGTCTACCCGGATTTTTAGGCCCGTTTCGATGTATGTTTGCAAAAGTTGTTTCGACTCCCAGGTATTCTTTAATCAATTGTGGGattttcttgaaaagattttcattcTCTTCTTCGGGTAAATTGTGAATGAGTAAGTTCTGCTTCATTGATCTTGACTTTAAATCTGTGATCTCGCTTTGCTGTTTTCTGACGGTTCTGTCTAAGTTAATAACTACAGATTTTAACATATCTATATCTTCTTTCAACATTTTGTTCTCTTGCTTCAGCACCTGAATGTTTCCTGAGTCCACTTCTTGTTGTTCAGCAATATGAGAGATACGGAAGTCGAAACCATCTTCCTCCCACAGGTCATTcttaatgttctttataccttGAGTTAGTTCTTTGATCACTCTGAGAGATTCCGATAATTCCCCCAATGTTGTTTGTATATTAGGTATTGCTTGTATCGTGCTTATTATCTCCTGCGTTAGCGTAGGTGCGGTGGATATACCCGGGTCTGTGACATTCACTGGGCCGTGACTGCTAGCACTGTTTGTGACTGACGACTTCTCACGACTTCTACTCAGGCTCATTTTAAGAAATTTCGAACAAAATcactatattttcaatttcacaagTAAAATCACTTTCCAGGTATCCAAATTAACTTCTGAACGGTCTGGTTCAAATATATGTAATCCCACACACAGAAAACTCACATTATTTGGTCAAAATGTTGGAGCTCAGAAAAACATGACTACCTGGCTCTGATCACGTGTCAACATTTGACTTAATACTCAAACACCAATAAAGCGTTTCGCTATTTTCATTTCCTTCATTCATTCCTTTTCCTATTTTTTGTTCTTATTGTTGCTGTGGgtttataaaaacattttttgctaCTGCCTCATAAAACACAACAAGTAAGAAGTTCATAAGTTAAACATTAAGATAAAATAGGCATAGCACGTTCTCGTGATAGGTATTTAGATGAATAAAGCAAGTTATATttccattacatgtactttgaaatgTCCATTCAGCCAGATGTTAATTACTATTGAACTACCTTTCAAACATCTCTCAGTAGTCATTCAGTCACGATTTAATTACCATTAAAGCACTCTCATTTCTGATACCATTCAGTCGCCTTTCAGTAACAATTTCGTTACATTCCAGTGAATATCTAGATAAGTTTCATGCATCAATGAGTTAAATTTATTGACCGTTCAGTCTCTGTTCTATATGCATGTTGTCATATTCTAATGATCAGTTCATCATATCTcctttttgaataattattcaacaatttgaatgacttcATTTCGTGCACAGGACCATTCAGTAGCCTGTCTtttaaacgttttacattttagaAATACTTTTAGAGGTTTGTGCGACACCAAATAAACTTTTATGGTTTCGTGTTTAAGTTTATGTAAGCATTTGTCTCCATGTGATTAACAATTCGTCGAATATTAGCAGCAATCCATACCGTATGGAATCGCTTATACtttcattttgatatgaaaggtggatataACGAACTGTTATCAACATCGTacctcctataaggaatataagatatatagtAAGCCAATaccggatataccagaggtgggatcaagtgtttAAGACGGACACGCCCCCCATTTTGATAGTTTGCACCTGTCATGAGTCTTATATGCATGAATGAGTAAACggatatatcatttttaaagaattactTCAATCTAGATTACATTTCATATTATTCATATTACTGTTTacattattttcaacattccAATTTTACTACTATGGAGAAAAACGCAATGATCGTTAATCTCACCCGATAAATTTCACATGTGTTCatgttttttgttaaaaaaatgaTGCGCATTTCCTGCACATACCCTGAGTTAGGGTTAGAGAAACAAAAACGCAGGTGTATAGAGCAGATCACCAGCAGATGTATGACAATAAGGTGCTCTATAACAGATCATCACCAGATGTATGTCATTAAAGTACTCTATCAATAACTGTT
This genomic interval carries:
- the LOC130049785 gene encoding uncharacterized protein LOC130049785, giving the protein MSLSRSREKSSVTNSASSHGPVNVTDPGISTAPTLTQEIISTIQAIPNIQTTLGELSESLRVIKELTQGIKNIKNDLWEEDGFDFRISHIAEQQEVDSGNIQVLKQENKMLKEDIDMLKSVVINLDRTVRKQQSEITDLKSRSMKQNLLIHNLPEEENENLFKKIPQLIKEYLGVETTFANIHRNGPKNPGRPRTITGRLEKFTDKEKVLKHKKTKEIAKGLALQNNQIHLSTLPHTDQ